The Paenibacillus sophorae genome has a segment encoding these proteins:
- a CDS encoding peptidylprolyl isomerase — translation MTRQERALRKSVIILAGFVLLLSALLIWEWRKGKGTEGNDEDGKIIAKVAGQSISLRQWRDELQKRHGDEVLLAMLNRIALEKEAKKLGISVSEQEIDRELQAAASGYGSEELYYSQMETELGLSKEEVREETGYRLLLQAVATTGIVIGDKEIDEYLQQDPDLLRPVKEIELSIIKVNSEREAERVLDRLEDGEDFTDLAEELSIDEDSRLRGGRIGTVEEDNPFWPQELLKTAAELDPGAVAGPFLVEGGYAVIRTDKVNVPKMPSEREIREQVRMELALEQAPPLQKVENDLRAKYGAAIDIDKGLQD, via the coding sequence ATGACAAGACAGGAACGCGCTCTGCGCAAATCCGTTATTATTCTGGCTGGGTTCGTCCTGCTTCTTTCCGCCCTTCTCATATGGGAATGGCGCAAGGGAAAAGGGACGGAAGGGAACGACGAAGACGGAAAAATAATAGCGAAGGTTGCCGGCCAATCCATCTCGCTGCGGCAGTGGAGAGATGAGCTTCAAAAGAGACATGGCGATGAAGTACTGCTTGCCATGCTTAACCGGATCGCGCTTGAGAAGGAAGCCAAGAAACTCGGGATCTCCGTCTCGGAGCAGGAAATCGACCGGGAATTGCAAGCAGCGGCTTCCGGATACGGCTCGGAGGAGCTGTATTACTCGCAGATGGAAACGGAGCTTGGCTTGTCCAAGGAGGAAGTCAGGGAAGAAACTGGCTACAGACTCCTGCTGCAAGCAGTGGCAACGACTGGAATTGTAATCGGAGACAAGGAAATCGATGAGTATTTGCAGCAGGATCCGGACCTTCTTCGCCCGGTCAAGGAGATCGAGCTGTCAATCATCAAGGTAAATTCCGAAAGGGAAGCGGAACGGGTACTGGACCGATTGGAAGATGGTGAGGATTTTACCGATTTGGCAGAGGAGCTTTCAATTGATGAAGACAGCAGGCTTCGCGGAGGCCGGATCGGTACAGTGGAGGAAGACAATCCTTTTTGGCCGCAGGAACTGCTTAAGACAGCGGCGGAGCTGGACCCCGGCGCTGTTGCTGGTCCGTTTCTGGTAGAAGGCGGTTATGCCGTTATCCGGACAGACAAAGTAAACGTTCCGAAGATGCCGAGTGAACGGGAAATAAGAGAGCAGGTCCGCATGGAACTTGCCCTGGAACAGGCTCCGCCGCTGCAAAAGGTCGAGAATGATCTCCGCGCCAAATATGGTGCCGCAATAGATATTGACAAGGGACTTCAAGATTGA
- a CDS encoding type III pantothenate kinase — protein MMLAVDIGNTNIVLGVYRQRELLHHFRLSTARQSTTDEYGILIHNLFNMSGLSVKNVEGVIISSVVPPLVHVFVEMCVKYIGKEPLVVGPGIKTGLNLRYENPREVGADRIVNAVAAIERYQCPLVVVDFGTATTFDCIDGSANYLGGAIVPGIGISTEALYQRASKLPRIELEKPKKVIGRNTVHAMQAGIIFGYAGQVEGIVRRIKAEMNAPRLKVIATGGLAPMIAGETDCIDEVNSMLTLEGLRIIYDRNQ, from the coding sequence ATGATGCTGGCCGTGGATATCGGCAATACGAATATTGTGCTTGGGGTATACCGGCAGCGGGAACTCCTGCACCATTTCCGGCTGAGCACGGCGAGGCAATCGACTACGGATGAGTACGGGATTTTGATTCACAATTTGTTTAATATGTCGGGTCTGTCCGTTAAAAATGTAGAAGGAGTCATCATTTCTTCCGTCGTACCTCCGCTCGTGCATGTATTCGTGGAAATGTGTGTCAAATATATCGGCAAAGAGCCGCTGGTAGTGGGGCCCGGAATCAAGACCGGGCTCAATCTGCGTTACGAGAACCCTCGGGAGGTCGGCGCGGACCGTATTGTGAATGCCGTGGCCGCCATAGAGCGTTATCAATGTCCGCTTGTCGTCGTCGACTTTGGAACCGCCACAACATTCGACTGCATTGACGGAAGCGCCAATTATCTTGGAGGCGCCATTGTGCCGGGTATCGGCATTTCCACCGAGGCGTTATATCAGCGGGCGTCCAAGCTCCCGAGAATCGAACTGGAGAAGCCCAAGAAAGTAATCGGCCGAAATACCGTGCATGCGATGCAGGCCGGGATTATTTTCGGCTATGCGGGGCAAGTAGAAGGCATTGTAAGGCGCATTAAGGCAGAGATGAACGCACCAAGACTGAAGGTCATCGCGACAGGAGGACTGGCGCCGATGATAGCTGGTGAGACGGACTGCATTGACGAGGTCAATTCGATGCTCACGCTGGAGGGGCTGCGCATTATTTACGATCGAAATCAATAA
- the hslO gene encoding Hsp33 family molecular chaperone HslO, whose protein sequence is MQNKKDRLVRGTALGGRVRAFAVRTTELTAELQRRHDTYPTATAALGRTVTAAAMMGAMLKGKEMINIQIKGGGPIGQIVAEANAEGEVRGYVQNPHVHLPSNSLGKLDVAGAVGTDGFMHVIKDLGLKEPYRGSVPIVSGELGDDFTYYFAVSEQTNSAVGLGVLVDTDNSVKVAGGFIIQLLPGLSDEEITEIEQNLSSTPSVTALLDQGMEPEEMLSRILPDTEVLDEMEISFKCHCSREKVEQTLVSLGMHELEQIIEEDGQAEVVCHFCNEAYSFNKAELQEILNQAK, encoded by the coding sequence ATGCAAAATAAAAAAGACCGGTTGGTACGGGGAACAGCACTTGGCGGCAGGGTACGGGCTTTTGCGGTTCGCACGACAGAGCTTACAGCCGAGCTTCAGCGGAGGCATGATACTTATCCGACGGCTACGGCTGCGCTCGGACGTACGGTCACCGCAGCCGCCATGATGGGCGCTATGCTCAAAGGCAAGGAAATGATCAATATACAGATCAAAGGCGGCGGTCCGATCGGACAGATTGTCGCAGAGGCTAATGCGGAGGGTGAGGTTCGCGGCTATGTCCAGAATCCTCATGTCCATCTGCCGAGCAATAGTCTTGGCAAGCTGGACGTGGCAGGGGCGGTCGGAACCGATGGCTTTATGCATGTCATCAAGGATCTCGGTCTGAAGGAGCCTTACCGCGGCAGTGTGCCGATTGTTTCCGGCGAGCTCGGCGACGATTTTACGTATTACTTTGCCGTTTCCGAGCAGACGAACTCTGCGGTAGGACTAGGTGTACTGGTTGATACGGATAACAGCGTCAAGGTGGCTGGCGGATTTATTATTCAACTGCTGCCGGGCCTGAGCGACGAGGAGATTACGGAAATCGAACAAAACTTAAGCTCGACACCTTCGGTTACAGCGCTGCTCGATCAGGGTATGGAACCGGAGGAGATGCTGAGCCGCATTTTGCCCGATACGGAAGTGCTGGACGAAATGGAAATCAGCTTTAAGTGTCATTGCTCCCGCGAGAAAGTGGAGCAGACTCTGGTAAGCCTCGGGATGCATGAACTGGAGCAGATCATCGAGGAAGACGGTCAGGCCGAAGTGGTATGCCATTTCTGCAATGAAGCCTATTCTTTTAACAAGGCGGAACTGCAGGAAATTCTCAATCAAGCGAAATAG